In the genome of Neoarius graeffei isolate fNeoGra1 chromosome 27, fNeoGra1.pri, whole genome shotgun sequence, one region contains:
- the LOC132875221 gene encoding protein jagunal homolog 1-B-like → MASRAGPRVEGTDGSDFQHRERVASHYQISAALKSEVRKLNFAHVALWALVLAQVVVSQLNLLSHKLVASPYQWEYLYLLSIIPTVLSFMALPRNTIGYLAVSMIGTGLFCVAPIIYGVMEMFPVAQQLYRHGKAYRVIFGFSAVSVLYLLIVVAVQVHAWQIYYSKKLLNAWFTSTQDKKKK, encoded by the exons ATGGCTTCCCGGGCCGGACCGAGAGTCGAGGGTACAGACGGAAGTGACTTTCAACACCGGGAACGTGTGGCTTCACACTATCAAATtag TGCGGCGCTGAAATCAGAAGTCCGGAAGCTGAACTTTGCTCACGTCGCGCTGTGGGCGTTAGTTTTGGCACAGGTGGTGGTGAGCCAGCTGAATTTACTCTCCCACAAACTGGTGGCCAGCCCCTACCAGTGGGAGTACCTGTACCTTCTGAGCATCATTCCCACTGTACTCAGCTTCATGGCACTGCCGAGGAACACCATCGGCTACCTGGCTGTGTCCATGATCGGCACCGGGCTGTTCTGCGTAGCGCCCATCATCTACGGTGTCATGGAGATGTTCCCTGTGGCACAACAGCTGTATCGGCACGGCAAAGCGTACCGCGTCATCTTCGGCTTTTCCGCCGTCTCTGTCCTCTACCTGCTTAtagtggtggctgtgcaggtgcacGCCTGGCAGATCTACTACAGCAAGAAGCTCCTGAATGCCTGGTTCACCAGCACACAGGACAAGAAGAAGAAATGA